The window AATGAGAATATTTAAGTCTAAAACAGTCTAATAACTTTGTCAGATTTTCAAGTAAATTAGAGTATgttataaatacatgaaaatggTACAGTCTTTTATAATCAGTGGAGTGGTTCAGTCGTGgtgttttagtgaaatatttggATCTATGTTAGCTATCACACAATGAATTactttttacaataactttttttaCGTTAGTATGGGGCAATTAGTTGCACTTGTAAGTTGGCCTGCAAGtagtatttcaaattgtgaaggttaaaaaattaattaattaatttgttatcatGTTCGTTAACCTGCTAATGAAAGACCAgcatcataacattatatttacttcTGAACAACAAAAAATCTATGGTCGAGTTCGATTGATTCTCACGTATAATAATAAATGCATATGGattatatttcaatacaaaatgctccctgctagtacagcggtaagtctacgaatttaccatgctaaaatcaggggttcagttcctctcggtgggctcagcaaatagcccgatgtggctttgaaattagaaaacacacaaacacacactctcaATACAAAAAAGCTTAAACGAGTCCGTTTTCTCATCCAGAAGATCTTGGAGTTCATAACAAATGAACTATAGATATTTACATCAAAACAACACAGAATCTGTGGTTGAACTACACtcattttacataaattaataaagagCATGAAAGTtagatattttaagttttttaaaaaaaaagcggACGCTCAGGTAATTTTCTGTTTTACCACTAGGGATGTCTCAGTATAAACCAAACCGCTATGAGCCAAATTTATTCACTACAGAGATATATAGAAAGTGTGACTCTTCTATGTTGAATCTAAACACATAATAACAAATGACATATACTTTACATTCGTATGTACCAAAAAATCTGGGTCTATAAAAACGTTTACCTGCAAGTAGGATTGAAATATATACAGAGACAACATAATCCACGTATATGTACTTTGTagcagatttactgttatacagttattttaatatctacgtttgtttcagtttaatgcatgtaacgtatattgttgaatgtttattgtgcaatttgtagaagattctccagtgcaagaatcaacaatatacctTTTACGAAAACTCTaccgtatcttcgaatattgttgtgCTTTCCAGAATCTCgcctaataaatataaaatctagCTATCACAAAAGACAGTTTTAGAGTAGTTTTtggtcgctacagtcagtatactataaaccatGGAAACTACAActgtgacaaacgcttattaatctgaaaactacagatattcgaatccctatcacaccaaacaggcttgccctctcagctgtaggatgttataatgtgacagtcaatcccactatttgttggtaaaagagtagcctaagagttggggggtaggtggtaatgaccagttgccttccctctagtcttacattgtaaaattagggataagtagcacagatagccctagtatagctttgcgtaaaattcaaaacaaacaaaccgtaaataaaatattcatttaaagaccagatagaagactgcatattgtttgttagttggtaacatttgtttatataaataattttctgtaatAACTAATTctgataaccattattataaacttttgttttttaaatacatttgtgttaagaaacaaaattgtgtgtatcaatcttgttggcaaatatcatacatttaataaatatcgacagttaattaacaatttacaataacgattATTGCAAACAATGAGTTATATACAACATCATGAATtcataaacttacaaacaatattaaatcttctatttggtctgaaactgaatattttatcgatggtccaggttCACAacaagcgaattaattctgagttgatattgctATAGTTCCCTGAAACTAGCTTCCTGTCTATTCTTGGTTGGCTTCACGCCGCTTACCAGTtctttaccgacgaagatatctattgtcctcgtagaaatactaatatcCGAGGTtcattcactgaagttaaacgctttgtattgtttgaaatctgtaaacgtttctggtcaaatatctgtagtttttcgattaataaacttttatcaaaattatagcttccgaggtttatagtatactgactgtagcagaccaacaatattaaaacagtCTCTCGTCgcatcgatttataaactttaaggcacttggcaacaatattcaaagatacgctactgctttcgtaaaacatatattttttattattactttcgaGAATGTTCTACAAACTTGGAaaacaggtttggtttggtttgttttgaattctacccaaagctacacgagggatatctgcgctatccgtccctaatttagcagtgggatagatcgtaacattataacgtctccatggctgagagggcgagcatgtttggtgtgacggggattcgagtgccttaaccatctggtcatgccgggcctggaaaACAGGCGAGACttacgcaatacacatttaacaatataagttacacacatttctaaatatatatattaaactgaaaaacacacaaatattaaaataaatgtataacagtaaattcgCTACAGCATTAACATGGGTTGATATAGGATTTTCAAAATGAAGAGTCAAAGTAACTGAGCATCAGAGTATGAGAAGAGAGTTTATCTCAACCTGGGAAGCTGACgactttttttaaatcttttaaagtCCAATTAGTGAAACTTTCCATTGCTTCTTGCCTTTCATTCGCATGGACAAATTAACAAGAGAGAATCAAAATTACCAATATGTTCTGTTACTATCGAGAACTTTATTTCTTCcattttctgaattttaaaaagGAAGTTCCAACTTTATTGATATTGGAAAATCTCAGCAGGAGCTTGTTTCCTCTCTGGAATGCTGTAAACTTTCCAAATTTTATATCTCTAtaagttcattttttaaaattttcattagtaAATTAGGAATTAGAAAATTCTGAATTACTGGTATTTTCTGCTAACATGATCTTTACCTTTTCCTTCATATGCAAAGCTTACTACTCGGATCTTAAAGTAATCGCCAGAATCAAGTTATATCAAGCACTCTTGACTGATTGGTTAGACAGaattaaataattgttgtttgaTAGACATGCTACTATTAGCTatacttcattattttaattcaaatgttCGTTTGTTAGCTGTTGCATAATGCAAATGATGCAATATCTGgaaaattactgaaaatttaGAATCTGGACATTTCGTGGAATATGCGGAAACATTGGTACGATATAAATAcgagaatcagttaaaatattttaacgaaTATTTAGTAAATTTGTTAAACCAGTGTCTTTTAGTGATTTAGACAATGAGAGCTATTGTATCCATCTGCCCAGGATCCAATTATGGGCGTCCAGAGAAATTATTCCAGGAAGAGGCAAAGTTTTCCAGGAGGGAGCAAAGTAGTGTGAAattgtgaatttaataaaaatctaTACACAAAggctgaataaataaatatttatgtttctcattttccaGGGAGGAATGCTCATGGATTCAATTAACTGAATTAGTTACTACTTGTTATGTTTGCTGTCTATCAGTTATCCATGAAATTATGTGagtttataagtattttatgCCTACAAGTGATTGTAGCCTTTAGCAAacgttattatttatgtaaattaaattgcTCTTGTTATGTGGACTTTAATTGGcacatttttaacaaatattttcaatgttataatgtAGTTGTTTGCGAGCTGTGGCTCATCTTtacaataaagacaaaaatatactACATTCCTTCAAGTGTGCATCAGAAATAAATATGAGTAGACAGTTCTTTCAGAAAATATTCATTGAATAGTGAATTAGTAATACTTGAGAATGcggtaaagtgtttgtttatttagttattatgcacaaacctacacaaaagtttatcggtgctctgcccacaacaggtatcgaaatgCCTGTTTCTAGCAGCTCAAGTCCGCATACATGCCACTTTGCCATTGGTGAACTCAGTGAAGTGTCGGTTATTGCTTGTATTCAAGTTATTCAATCAATTAGCCGTGAAATTGTACAAAAACACAGAAACGTTTTGTATTTATAAGTTAGTTTTAGCATCATTATCGAGgacttttgtatttaaattatttttgaatttaagcCTATAATCTGTTCGATCGGTATAAATGAAATAAGACTATATTATACTCAGGAGATAGCTGTGAAACATGAAGAGTTATTTTTAGGTAATTATAACGGTCAATCGCTTTTCCAGAAGTATTTAAATTAGTGTTTACTATCGTACTTATTGAGTTATTTTGGGCAACTAAGTCGAATTTACTTTAATCCTACTACTGTGGGGAAGTTTGAAGGTTATTTGTAACTTAGGCCTACTACAGTTCATGGCTACAAACGTTCAAACTTGTAAAAGCATTAAAGGATGAAATAAATGATTGGCACATAGATTAGATATTCAACTGTTTTTgctaaataactttaaaagacCCATCAGTGATAGAAgaatattacaacaatattttttccattttaatttcCGTTTtctcttcatttatatttaatgttttactgttctgttcatTTTCTTTCCCACCCCTTAGTGTTCTGTGCAAGATGTATACTTTGTTTAGTGTTTCAATATAAATCGATATTATTCATCTTGCATTACAAATAGTATCCAGTCGCTTTGTTTTTTAGCGAAAtgggtccggtatggccaggtggataaggtgctcgactcgtaatctgagagtcgtgggtttgaatccccgtcataccaaacatgctcgttctttcagccgtgagggcgttataatattatggttaatcccactattcgttggtaaaagagtagcccaagagttggcgatgggtggtgatgacaagctgtcttccctctagtcttccactgctaaattaggggtggctagcgtagatagccctcgtctaactttgcgcgaaattcaaaaacaaacaagcaaacaatctgttagtttgcttgtttttgaacaAAATCACGTGTGCATGGTTGCATGATTAAAGAATAATTCACACGTATTTAAACTTAAGTTTCGTTGTACAAATTGTATGAATTTACCTTAATTTCAACAGATATTTAATTGTTCATGACATATAAAACAAGACAGGTTGAGTAATCGATATATATATGATAACGAAATTTCTGCACCTACAAATTAACCCGTCACTGAAGTACTTAGTTTCTATATTAAAGCCTCATCTTTGTTTACGTTTTTCAATGCCAAAATTAATTTGGGGAGCCGAATGCGGTTACGATGTTTGCAGTTGGATGGCTGTTCCATATTGATTGTTCAAGGTTCTGTACTACATAACACTATATTTTGTTCGAAGAAAATGGTAACGCGTTGAGGTTATTGCTCAATGTAGTGgcttttaaaattaacttatcagttttatttgcaCTGGAAGAGAGAAATAAATATGCTTAGAGATAGATTATAGGAAATTTGACACACAGTACCATATATGTAATGCGTTATTTGGGCTTCGTTTTCCAAAATTCATggcttgtttttttcttctatcaACTTTGGTGCTATGTAAAGTAATCTGATATGGCGATGGTGAAAAGAAGGCCTTGACTGGAATATTAATCATGTTACTATTTGATTTCAGTAAATGCACATCACTCGCTAAATGTATGTAACTCTGGGTATGATACCACGAAGAAATAAAAGCTACAACACatattcgtttgttgttgttttttaatattacgCGTTTAGTAGACAACTTGTTACATTCAATGCgaataaagtaaataatgaaagttataattACTGCAATTACGAGCTCTTTTCGTAAAAGACCGTTTATTTCGAATGTGTTTGCTTACGGTTCGATGTACATTACGGCCGAACTTGGACAGCAATACATTATAAGGCAAGCGGAGCAATCTGGAGAGAAGTTCGACTGGCTAGCTGTTAAACGATTTGGTTTTTTAGGAACATTTTTATTTGCACCTGCTCTGTATGGATGGTATCATTTATTGGATAAAACTTTACCATCAACTGCTTCGAAGGTTGTTATAAAAAAAGTACTTCTTGATCAAGGGTTGTGTGCACCAATACAATTAGCAGTATTTTACGTAGGTgagtaacattaatattaaaaataagctcTATGATAAATGTACTTAGCATCCTTGTATTCAAAATCATTGGCGATATTGGTGcgcaaaaaacaaagtaaataattaaccttatatataaaacaacgtaTTAAAAAAGGGGGAAGGGAATCACCCATCCCTAACGCcatcatacatttaaaaaatatcatttcaatgattattttatttattttttgtaggtaATGCATAGCTTTTTATAAGTACCATATCATTGTTACCAATATTGTGTAATAGTAATACTAGTAGTAATCGTAGTAGTGTAAGTATCGCCTTATAAATCGATGTTGGTATTAATATTCATTGTTCGATCACATGAAAGCTTGCATGGATAAGTCACAGGCAAGTAAAATAAGTGATAGGTATTATATGTATTGACTTTTCAATTTATCTTATTAGGGATTTGCTACAATAAACACGTAATTACAAATTGTAGGTTATTTTAACATCTGGACATCAATGTGTATTGAAAGAATATTAACATGCTGGGAATAGTTTAGCTGCAAACGACTAGAATGATGATTGgtttaagtaatataatttaatcataaaaacTGAATGACTTAAACGATTTTGGGTGTATATAATAAAGGGTGGAAAAATTAGTGGAGTCTTGATACAGATGTTAAAAGTTGTTATAGGTTTAGTTATTTTTACTGTGGGGGAGTTCTGAGGGGTGGAATTTAAGATTTGAAAGCCCACTTGTGGATATGTACtgaaagaaaagtataatttcATTTGAGTTATAAAATTAATGGAATGGTTTATCTGATCATTCCATTTGGTAAGTGCTGTTAGGTTAAAGAATTCCTTTGACATCTGTTTAGTGCAGTTACGTGAAGGACTATGTTTAACTTGATGTGTTGGATGATTGTGGAGGAATGATTTATTTTCCACTTTTGTCTAAATGTAGTAAAGATGTTGATTGttaattggaattaagcacaaagtaacacaatgggctatctacgctctgcccaccatgagtattgaaacccagtttctagtggtgtgagtctgcagacataccactgtgccactggggggcattatAGTAAAAAAACTGCTGCTGAGAAATAGGTTATACATAGATGTGTACTTTAGAAGGATTTTGTGTTCCAGAGAGAATGTTTGTGAAACttgcatgtttattattttattgaaagaatTCTTTGCCAGCAGTGCATAAACTTCATTTACAAAGTGCTGaacatttaaagttatttgttGTGCCACTGTTATCACTCAGAATATTATGAGTAATTTCTGTGAGATAAGCTCACCTAAAGTTTGTTAGctattttgttttttgctgttgtttcattaattaaatcTCATGCTCTTAATTGATAAAAACTTGAATTACCGTGTTCACTCGCTTTTAAGacggggatttttcctcgagatttcgggctcaaattgggggggcccgtcttataggcgaggtctacagacatagaaaataaatttagttcactcagAACTGTGCAGATATTTCAGACAGTGAAAATAGGGAAGTGAGCtatcttgttattattagatCTGTGATTGTGGAGAACACGGAGGAATGTGACCTCTACGATGATGGATTGTccgaggagcagttttatgaactgtttggagatagcgacaacgaataatttgaaggcttttgaatttcataacttgcatactgatttgctgtgttctattaaagtgcagtttgcgtaaactcttttaatactttgaagaaatgtggtttaaaagttagcataaacgtactttgatactgaaatatgttgtgataagttttgtgcgttagattgttctttgttatgtgttttaaatatgaatatttatcatacagtaaataaaatagttgatgaaattccattaaacgcttgaacaccgagtttggatttattcatttattttcacttttctatctcttctatttttctccttctaatctgaaatcgaaatatcgtatacgaaacccaaaattaggtttctattaatttccatttttttcacttttctctcgttacctgctttccttccttcgtcttataaacgagtctaaacagaatatcgacaatctctcaggtgaagttgggacccgtcttataagcgaatcgtcttataaacgaataaaaacggtaTGTCATCATTCTTCTCTAAGAAAATTTCCAGGATATTATGTAAAGTCTTCACCAGTAGGCAAGAGATACAGTAAGGCAGGATTGCACATGTTTTCAGAGaaacatcgggttatctgctgagtccaaggTAGCATTGCCATATTTGGAACATCAGCTGAAGCTTCAACTGAGTTATTGATTTTAAGCTACAGTGGCTCACAtgtgattatttaaaaacaaggcATATGGAACTCAAGTTTGTGATAAAACTTTACATCATGTGTACATTTAATTTCAAGATAACAAGGTATCTGTTAGTCCATTTACACCATCCCATGTActtaacaaaactttaaactaAAATCTAAACACTCAAAGCCAGCTTTTATTATTCACATATTTACCAAGACATCTCTTAAAATTCCTTAAATTAACTACATTTAACACAATTGAAGACAACCGATACCAAAGGTCAACTTTcctgatagaaaaataaaactttcttatctgaagatgactcctaccttgccaaaagttatatttatattccaTAATCCTATCTTTCTCACCATTACTTATGAAAAAAGATGGCACATCAAAGCTATCTACATGAGTTTCTTAACATTCTTAAACAACTGAAATCTTACATCTGGTGTTTGAAGATAACTAACACTATCCTGGGCTTCTCACACTACAGTTGCAAGTATCTTCAAGTTTCTCATGTGGCTCTGAGAGGGGTTCTTTAGTCTCCTTGATTTCTCAGTATGGGCAGTGCTATCATATATATTCCATTTTTCCCATTTATGCAGGGTTTTCCCCTGTTGatccttttcttctgattctatCTGTCACTGAGGCATCCATCACTCCTGGACTGGGACATTAATGTGGCCCTTCATGCTCTCCCTTTACTTCTGTTTGAACTGCTGTCTATGTGTTTCCTGTTTCACATCTCGTTGAAGGTGAATTTCCTAATCTTCCTGACCTGCAAACAtcataagtttgatatttttgtcCTTGATGTTGTCAGGACTTTGTACCTCTCCTCCTATCATGTCCTTTCTCCAGATTGTACTTTCTTTTTCCTAAGACCTCTATGGCTTTAGAAGGTCAGTCCTCCTTTTCACCTATCTGCTTATCCTCTATTTCTCATATCTGCTCTCATCCTGATCTGAATAAACTTCTCTGTCCTGTCCATATCCtccattattttattacttgtacaGCTTCCTTATTCCTGCCTTTTTACTCCTGGTAACCTTTTTTTTCCTATGACATTTCCCTGGTTATCCTGACCAAATGGGTTTGACATTTCAACCAATCTGATCTCTTTCATGTTTCCTCACATCAAATTCATTACCTTACCTTCTCTCTTGCCACTCATCTTCACTAGCCATTACAGAAATTCTAAGATATTAGCATGTGGATGACTCCACACATGTTCATCTCTGACTACCTACATCAAATCATTGTTTCTGATTCTTCAAGGTATTGCCTGCCACCTGTAGCTCTTCTACAGACTTTGGTGTGACTGTGACCCAAGATAAGTCTTTACTAATGCTTTTCTTTCTTTCAGGTGCAACTGCTTCAGCTTTGTATTCCACTTTGGGATGAGTtgtgcctgaccaggtattctaTCTGTAATTAGAATGGGTTCCACTTGGATAAGTATAACCATTTACAGATATTTAGCTATCAAATATGCACTATAAACCATGTTGATTTTTATGCATTTTCCATGGCTATGTGTGCTCACCTTTGAGGTGGGGTGTTTCATAAGATCACTGAAGTTCAAATTCCTA of the Tachypleus tridentatus isolate NWPU-2018 chromosome 13, ASM421037v1, whole genome shotgun sequence genome contains:
- the LOC143237450 gene encoding mpv17-like protein, whose amino-acid sequence is MKVIITAITSSFRKRPFISNVFAYGSMYITAELGQQYIIRQAEQSGEKFDWLAVKRFGFLGTFLFAPALYGWYHLLDKTLPSTASKVVIKKVLLDQGLCAPIQLAVFYVVMSILEEKQDIFFELKCKWLHTYQLSCTYWLPVQYINFFFVPAHMRVAYVGVASFIWINVLCYIKRMKLEEKMKKV